The region GTCAGGACACGTCTGGTCCAGTCGGCCGGGGGCAGGGCCGGGGCCGGCTCGGGCGCCTGAGCCGACTCGGGATTTTCAGGCGTCGGTTCGTCCGCCGGGACGGGCGACCCGTTCCCGGCANNNNNNNNNNNNNNNNNNNNNNNNNNNNNNNNNNNNNNNNNNNNNNNNNNNNNNNNNNNNNNNNNNNNNNNNNNNNNNNNNNNNNNNNNNNNNGCGGCTGAGCACGGGGGGTCTGACACACCCGTCTTTGACAAAATCGTCCGCATGACCGTGGCTCTCCTCGGCGCGAGCTTAACCGCTCGTCCAGTCGGGCACAAGGGCCAAGTGGGGTGAGACTCACTCTTAGCGAGGCTGGCGGCGCAGCACCGCGATCTTGTCCCGAATCTCGGCCGCGTCGTCGGCTCCGGGCACCAGGACCAGATACCGGTCATAGGCCTGGGCGGCTGCCTGAGGGTTGCCGGTCTCCTCAAACGCCTGCCCCAGGTTGCGGTGGACCGCGCCAAAGTTGGGGTCCAGGCGCAGGGCCATCATATACCCGCCCATGGCTTCGCTGAGCTTACCCTGCAGGCGGAAGGCCTGGCCGAGCATGTTGCAGGCCTCGACATAATTCGGCTTGAGGCGCATGGCCGTCAGAAAGGCCGAGCCCGCAGCTGGGGCGTCGTTCTGAGCCAGCAGGTCGACGCCGCGCTGAAAATGATCCTGAGCCGAGCCTGCGGCCGGTGTCGGACTGGTACCGGATTCGAGAGCCTGGCGCAGGGCGGCGGCTTCGGCGCCGGACGGGCGTGTTTCCAGATAGTGGCGGTAGGCGTCCCGCGCGCGCTCGATGTCGCCGCGTTGTTCCAGGGCGTTGCCGAGGTTGTAATACGCCTGGGCGTTCAGCCGGGTGGCCTTGCGAAAGGCTTCAATCGCGCCGTCAAGATCCCCCCCGTCATACAGGGCCAGACCCAGCCCGTGGGCGGCATCAATCCGGTCCGGCTGCATGTCCAGGGCCTGCTCAAGAGCGCTCACGGCCGCAGGGATGTTGCGGTGGAAATAGTACGCCATACCCATGTTGGTCTGCGCTTCGACCAGCTCGGGGTCGATTCGCAGGGCCTTGGTATAGGCATCGACAGCGGCCTCCCAGTGGCCCCGGCTCATGGCGTCGTTGCCGCGCCGCATGTGCTCCTGGACGGCGGCATTCGGGTGAGACGACAGACCGGGCGGAGGAAAAGGCTGGGCCGCGACCGGTAGACTGCCCAGGGTGAGAGCGGCGAGCAGCAGGTTTGCGCCTATCAGCCGTGTTGTGGTGCGTGGCATAAGCGCCCATCATAATACAACAGGCGCGAGAGTCCAAAGCGGGGGCTTGTTCGGCTTGGCCAGCTGTGATTGTGTTCGAGGCGAGGCTCATGTCTATGCCGCCCCCTGCTGCTCAGCCTTGGCATGCTCGTGCTTGGCCTTGGCCTGCTCGTGCCGCTCGTGCTGGTACTGCTGGCCGCCTTCCGGGCCGTGTTTGGAGGAGTTCTTGAGCGGGCCGCCTTTCGGCGCTCGGGGCTGCGCTGCGGCCAGGGCGACGCCTTGATTGAGCAGGGCGACTTTGCCGGAGCCGTCCGGCTGTTTGGCGAGGCGTTTTTTCTCCGTCCGGTCCGCCGCGATGCCGAGCTGTTGTCCGATATTGCCAATTACCACAGCGGTCTGCTGAGCCGTCTGCTGACCATTGCCGACGAGATGGGCAAAAGCGTCACCCATCTGCCGTCCCTGGCGGTGGTAGACCGTCTGCTGGCCGAGCGCCTCGAGATTCAGCTCGACTACTTTCGGGCGCGCAAACGCAGAGACACCGAGCAGCTCCGGGACAGCCAGGAGCGTCTCAAAAAAAATCAACAGCTGACCCGTGTCGCTATCGACCGCTTGCTGAACGAAATTCGGTCTTCTTCGGAAGAAGGCGTGTTGTACCACTAGGCCGGCGGAGGCGGCTCGGCCGTCGTCCGTCCACAGGAGCGCCATGCTTGACGTCACGGCCATTAAGGCGGATTTTCCGGGCACCTCGCAGCAAGTCTACCTGAATACCGCAGGCGTCGGCCTGCCGCCCCGCTCGGCCCTCGACGCCGTCCAAGGGGTGTGCGGGCTGCTGGGCCAGGGCCCGGCTCAGCTGGGCTATGGCGCCTACTACCAGGCTCTGGGCGAGGCGGCCGCCAGCGCGAAAAACGAGGCCGCCCAACTGCTCGGCGTCAGCCCCCCGGAAATCGCGTTTATCGACGATACGACCATGGGACTGAATATCGCCCTGGCCGCCCTGCCCTTTCAGCCGGGCGATAACATCGTGCTGTGTGACCTGGAGTATCCGCAGGTCGCGATCAGCGCCGCCCACCCCCAGCAGCGCAGCCAGGTCGAGGTCCGCGTCGCCCGCCACACCGGGGGCGTCGTCAGCGTCGATGACTACGCCGCCCTGGTCGATCACCGCACCCGGCTCATGCTGGTCAGCTCGGTCCAGTGGATCAACGGCCTGCGAACGGATCTGGCCGCCTTTTCTCAGCTGGCCGAAGAGCGGGGCTGCTTCCTGGTCGTTGATGCCATCCAGCAGCTCGGGGCGGTTCCGCTCGACCTGTCCGGGCTGCGGGTCGATTTTTTGGCGGCCGGCGGCCAGAAGTGGCTGAACGCCCCCTTTGGCACCGGCCTGCTGTACATCTCCCAGCGGGTCCACGACACATTGCAGCCCGGCCTGGCGCACGGCCTGTTTGCCTATGACGAGCCGCCCGGCGGCTGGGTCAAGTACCTGGGCGACCCGGGCCTGACCCCGT is a window of Desulfurellaceae bacterium DNA encoding:
- a CDS encoding tetratricopeptide repeat protein — translated: MPRTTTRLIGANLLLAALTLGSLPVAAQPFPPPGLSSHPNAAVQEHMRRGNDAMSRGHWEAAVDAYTKALRIDPELVEAQTNMGMAYYFHRNIPAAVSALEQALDMQPDRIDAAHGLGLALYDGGDLDGAIEAFRKATRLNAQAYYNLGNALEQRGDIERARDAYRHYLETRPSGAEAAALRQALESGTSPTPAAGSAQDHFQRGVDLLAQNDAPAAGSAFLTAMRLKPNYVEACNMLGQAFRLQGKLSEAMGGYMMALRLDPNFGAVHRNLGQAFEETGNPQAAAQAYDRYLVLVPGADDAAEIRDKIAVLRRQPR
- a CDS encoding aminotransferase class V-fold PLP-dependent enzyme; this translates as MLDVTAIKADFPGTSQQVYLNTAGVGLPPRSALDAVQGVCGLLGQGPAQLGYGAYYQALGEAAASAKNEAAQLLGVSPPEIAFIDDTTMGLNIALAALPFQPGDNIVLCDLEYPQVAISAAHPQQRSQVEVRVARHTGGVVSVDDYAALVDHRTRLMLVSSVQWINGLRTDLAAFSQLAEERGCFLVVDAIQQLGAVPLDLSGLRVDFLAAGGQKWLNAPFGTGLLYISQRVHDTLQPGLAHGLFAYDEPPGGWVKYLGDPGLTPFVSLPLAPDARRFEIHGMPKMLGTAGLAASLAYVNRLDRDALLDHILGLGDFLIEELSRRGIRVWTPREAHLRSGIVTCEPFAEAERVHQLDQALQAQRIYPTVRYCSGIGGLRISIHYYTERADLEALLAALDEQLKRL